Within the Methanobrevibacter oralis genome, the region AATTATTAACTATTTATATTATAAAAACTTACTTAAAAAGACATTTTATTAAGATAATTAAATTTTATAAGTTTTTGATAAAATGACTAAATTTTTAACTTATAATGCTATCATATTTACAATACAATCAAAAAATTCTTTTTTAAAAGTTCAAACACAAAATTAAAATATTTAAACAAATTAATCCTTTATATGGCAATAAATTATGGATTTAGCAGAATAGATGAGATTTGTTAAACCTAATAAAAAAATAAAAATGGGAAAAATAAAGAATAAAAATTAGTTGATTATAATATCCTCCCAAATTAAATTATTTTTTGATCACTATAAGCTTTCCAATTTTACTTACATGGTAATTTTTATTAGCAGAAGAAATAATTACTTTATGGGCACCTTTTGTAAGACCTTTAGTGCTAATTTTAGCTATTCCTTTACTATTAGTTTTTACTTTGTAAGTTTTGTATTTTTTACCATTAGAAACTTTAATAATAATAGATAATTTACTAATAACCTTCTTAGTTACTTTATTTTTAATAAAAACTTGGAAGTATTTAGCTTTTTTAACTTTTGCAGCAACTTTATTAGCTTTCACAGAAGTATAAACTTTATTTACTTTAATAGAAACTTTTTTAGTTGCAGTAACATATTTTTCTCCACTAACTTTAATATAAGCTGTATAAGTGCCTACAGCTTGTTTAATAGCTAAAGAAATTATTCCATTATTATTTGTAGTTACAGTGTAAGTAGATTTGCCAATGGTAATAGTTACCTTTTGATTTACAATAGCATTGCCTTTATTGTCTTTAATAGTAGCAACTAATTTATTAGCATTTCCATAAGTTTTAACAACATTACTTGCAGTAATCACAACAATGAGTGGGGTATTATTAGAGATAAGGTTATTAGCTTCACATCCTTTATCAAATGTGACACTATCATCACCAACTAATTTATTAGCAATTAAATTATTATTATAAATAGTATTTTGAGAAAATCCCTCTTTACAAGATTCAGTTAAATTAATAGTATAATTACCATTAGTATTGATTTTATTATTAAATGCAATGATTTTAGCATTATTAGTAGCTAGAATACCTGTAATAGTGTTGATTGGTAAGCCAAGTTCACAACAATTTTGTTTACATTTAGCAACAATGGTATTACCGATAAAATTGGTTTTAGTGGAAGTTTTAACGCCAATAGCGTCTTTGCCTGGAATACCAACAATATTAATTACATTTTCAATAATATTTGCTTCTTTAGAATCAGATAAAATACCATATTTAGAAGAATCAATATTATTACATGAAATAAAAACTCTGTTAGCATGAGCATTAGCATATATTCCTATGTTATCAGAAATAAATTCCTCTCCAGATGTAGCATTACCAAGAGCTAAACCTTTAGTAACAATTTCGTTACATATAATTTCAGTTAAATCAGAACTAGTTGCAATACCAATTGTATAATTACCTTCAAGATTAATTTTATTAGTTAAAAGAGTTACATCTTTACAACCATAAAGTCCTATACCATAAATAGAATTAGAACGGCCAGTTATTTTATTATTATTAATCATTAAATTAAAATGACCTTTATATCCTTCAACTTTCATAACATAAGCATTAGCAGAAGCTAAAATAGAAACATCATTGCTATTAAATGAAACATTAGTATTATCTTTTAAATAAATATTACAAAGATTATCAGAACCCTCGCCTTGTACAGTATCAACAACATTAAATTTATTACCTTTAATTACAATATTATTAGAATCTACAAGATACAAACCTAAATTAGTGTAATTAGATGCCAAAGTAATAGGGTCATAGTGAACAAGTAAAGATTTGAGATTTGCATCAAGTTTATTGTCCTTAAAGATAAGATTTTCAATTTCAGATAAACTTATAGCATATTGAGTAACTGTACCATTAGTATTAGCAGTGAATTTAATAGTATTTTCATTAATAATTAAATTTTGCACTGTTTTTGAGAATATGGCATAAGCATTAGAATCATTTATAGCATTAACAATAATATCATTTTTTAAAATACTAGTATTTGAAATTTTATCAATTGATGAAATATCAATAGCAACTGCAGTAGAATTGATAATATTATCAAAAATACTAACTCCAGTTATATTGTTCGATTTAGTATTTTTATATGAATTACCAATTTTAATACCAAATCTTCCATTAATCTTGTTGGAACTTATAGTTAAATTTGTAAGTGGTGTTTTACCAGAATTTGAAGTACCAGAATAAGCATAAATTCCTAATCCATTTTTAGCATCAATTATATTATTGGATATGACAGAGTTGTTAACAGGATGCAATTCAATACCTACTGTATTAGCAGATATATTTTCAGATTTAACATTAATATTATTATTAGTAATTTTCAAATTATTGTATGTCATTTTATTATTTTGAGCATCTTTACCTCCAAAAATACCTATTGAAGAGCCTTTTATAGCTAAAACATTAATATTATTACCTTCAATTGTAATGCCATTAATATCCTTAGCAGCAGACATATCAATACCCTTAGAATCAACGCCGATTAAGGTAATATTGTTATTGGAGATAAAAGTACCGTTGACTTTAGCATTGTTAAATTGAATACCTGTAGCAGTAGATGAACTATTTACAATGATAGTATTATTATAAACTTTATCTTCAAAATCTACTATAATTCCAATAAATTTAGCATTAATATAGTTATTATATACTTCCCAATCTATAGTGTTTTGAATTGCATTAATACCATTAGAAACGTTGGTTATATTATTGCCATATACTTTATAATTTATAGCATTTTGAACTTGGAATGCTATATTACCATTAATAATATTATTATATCTAAATGTATTGTTAGAAGTACTAGTTGCACTTAATCCATTACCATAAACTAACCATCCAGAACCAGAACCATCAATAGTATTATATTCAATAATATTATTACTTATGGTTCCATTTTGAGGATTTCTATACCATGTTGCCATAGAATGTCCTAATATACGAGTAATGTAAAATACATAGGGAATACCATTAACTCCGGGAACTGTTCCTGCATTGATATAATTATGACTAATTAAATTATCACAACCTAAAAGATAAAATGGATGTGATCCAGAAATCAATGTATTATTATATATAGTGGAATGAAATACATCACCTAAACCTAAAGCATGTGAATTAG harbors:
- a CDS encoding right-handed parallel beta-helix repeat-containing protein; the encoded protein is MKNSKLIYCLAFMLMFISIGGVSAIDDGDVAISDVGSSDDVLNDQTIAASEQSFENDALASGDRDNTAQTWVIDNDNYANYFVADNESEDDIAGTIRDDAPIKDGDILKLSNLEGKVFNINKSLTITSNSSADVLHNCMIKLYKGADNSIIYGLNITVDTDAKNYTGADNLPLWPILAIQVSNITIKDNYIRNNATNSHALGLGDVFHSTIYNNTLISGSHPFYLLGCDNLISHNYINAGTVPGVNGIPYVFYITRILGHSMATWYRNPQNGTISNNIIEYNTIDGSGSGWLVYGNGLSATSTSNNTFRYNNIINGNIAFQVQNAINYKVYGNNITNVSNGINAIQNTIDWEVYNNYINAKFIGIIVDFEDKVYNNTIIVNSSSTATGIQFNNAKVNGTFISNNNITLIGVDSKGIDMSAAKDINGITIEGNNINVLAIKGSSIGIFGGKDAQNNKMTYNNLKITNNNINVKSENISANTVGIELHPVNNSVISNNIIDAKNGLGIYAYSGTSNSGKTPLTNLTISSNKINGRFGIKIGNSYKNTKSNNITGVSIFDNIINSTAVAIDISSIDKISNTSILKNDIIVNAINDSNAYAIFSKTVQNLIINENTIKFTANTNGTVTQYAISLSEIENLIFKDNKLDANLKSLLVHYDPITLASNYTNLGLYLVDSNNIVIKGNKFNVVDTVQGEGSDNLCNIYLKDNTNVSFNSNDVSILASANAYVMKVEGYKGHFNLMINNNKITGRSNSIYGIGLYGCKDVTLLTNKINLEGNYTIGIATSSDLTEIICNEIVTKGLALGNATSGEEFISDNIGIYANAHANRVFISCNNIDSSKYGILSDSKEANIIENVINIVGIPGKDAIGVKTSTKTNFIGNTIVAKCKQNCCELGLPINTITGILATNNAKIIAFNNKINTNGNYTINLTESCKEGFSQNTIYNNNLIANKLVGDDSVTFDKGCEANNLISNNTPLIVVITASNVVKTYGNANKLVATIKDNKGNAIVNQKVTITIGKSTYTVTTNNNGIISLAIKQAVGTYTAYIKVSGEKYVTATKKVSIKVNKVYTSVKANKVAAKVKKAKYFQVFIKNKVTKKVISKLSIIIKVSNGKKYKTYKVKTNSKGIAKISTKGLTKGAHKVIISSANKNYHVSKIGKLIVIKK